The nucleotide window aattatatagtacaatgtcaaattaattttgaaaataaagactaaccacaacaaacaaattcactttcaaataatttctggtatatctgcaattaagaggctaagatctctctgcccaattccctagagataaagataacacctgcttgatcatgttgatcagagatgctctacacaaaactcattaattagtcttgtcaaaatgccctttgcatgctactcccatgggacaagtggaatttctcatgttattgttagaaacaaaggaaacattacataggctaaaaaaagctgtacagtatatcataaaaaaaatatgtgttttcttgatgtaacatttttgaatgaggttttctacaaaactcttatatgagtagggattgtaccaattataacatacttttttcaaaaaatcacttcaactaaatgtcacagtgaccttaaagtacagtgcgacacaccttctacctaagatgcataagttgaccaagtttcatgattctagatcaaatagttttcaagttatgagccggacagggttttaccatatttggccatatcttcttaattaaaagtcacagcgacctggttttaatgtgcgacacaccttctacccaagatgtatcaactgacaaagtttgattattctaggccttatagtatttaagttatgagccggacacgaaaaagctaacagacggacggacagacggacggacatgaaggccataacataatacggcccgtcttaagacgggcgtataaaaatttattaaaaactAAATATGACAATATACATTATTATATAGCAAATGATGGACACACTCCTGTATGCAGTGCATGCCAGATCATGTTTCTGAACCCCTTCAGGACTCCAAAATTAAATAGAGAGTTTGACAAATCAAAATCATTAATGTACACATACAATGGAAGTTTAAGATGGAAATTAAATGAATCTGAGACAGTTGTGAATCAACAATGACTGTATATTTCCAGAGTTTTATAAATCGGTTGGTCCAGCTGGTAAATAATTTTGAAGACAAGTCTGGTTATCTTTGGCTGAACATGCTGAAGGtcttgtaatacatgtatgtaaatatgttCAATTAATTTGGATCTTTATTCTCTTTGCATGTATGGTGAAACAAAGTAAATGTTTGACTCTGCATGTTTAAATGAATAATTTCAAGCACCTTTATCACTAGAAGTTATCTTAAAAATTGCTAAAAcacatcaaagatgcgtatggctgagttgcagtttggaaaattatgtacgcttgcattcacgaagtaaaaatatgcacgtatttaatatagtttgtaagtatgaagctttgaatggccgcaataggtatttagtgtgatactgaccttgacctttggatttcaaaagcaacatgaatcttgtttgtcatcaggatttgaagtctgataaacatgcaccagcaagtaaatatatgaaagttagagacaagctcaaatctacagtttatagtgaaaaagagaccttgacctcaaaataaataggaaccttcctgttttagatgtgatcatgttatgtaagtctcacaaagatgcacaaaaagtatgaaagttagaaaCCGGACAAGCTAATTATGGACGCCGCCCGTCTGACTGGacgcccatccttcgccaaaagccgagatttgctagGGAACTTGGCTAAAAATAATGGTGATGTGGCCTATCAAGTTCGCTATTAGTGCAAGACCTGGcataaaaagaaacaagagacccatgggccacatcactcacctgagtcaccctggcccatatttaaagatttttccctatatacatgtattcaaatgcAAAAccttgatcccttattgtgacctCTTACCCCCAAAGGCCATGacctgaacaaacttgaatctgcactatgtcaggaagctttcatgtaatttgaactattctggaccagtggttcttaagatttttaaataaccccatcctttttttttttttttttcattttcaagatatctcccctttgatggtccttcatttgaacaaactggaatccccttcacctatgaatgatgtgtaccaagtttaattgaaattggtccagtggttctggagaagaagatgaaaatgtgaaaagtttatgacaaCGGAAAGTTTtcatcagaaaagctcacttaaacCTTTAGCTCAAATGAGCTAAAAACAGAAAATGGGAAGGTATGGAATTTTAGAAAACTGCCCCAAAGGTCATAAATGGTTGGAGTGAAGAAGTGGGGATGACTTCTGCAGGCAAAAAATTGGAAACGAAAAAGCAGGCAAGCATAGCTAGCtttatttctggtttaaaaacatttttgctTGTCAGTAGTGACAGACCATGAAAAACTCCACTGGAAATTTTGAATTCATGCAAAGAAGCAAAGAACAAATCATCAACTGCCACGCATAAACGTGTGTTATCATTAAATGAACCCATAAGACaccaaaatatatatctaaCCTAAGTTATAAAGTGTCGTTTGTAAGGTTTTAAAAACCATTTTTTAACAACAACTGACAGAATAGATAAAGGTATACCAGAAGTACAAAGTGACTCGGATCGCTGCTGTTCTCAGACAGATGAAACATTGTGGGTCATCAAACATACCAGGCATGCAGAAATTTGtggaaagagagaaagaaagaaagagtaGACAGAGAGGAAGAAAGAGAGACCTGAATGTGGGAGAGTGATGCAGAATTAATCTCACTGAAGAGTTCCAAGAGTTTAGGATGCCTTGAAATAGATTGGTTAAAAattacagttttctttttattgctttaaattttTATGCTTAATAAATGCTTTGTATAAAGTAATTGTCAATCAGTAAATTCTGTATCTCTAATAGTAGTACAAcctatcatgaaatatactatcggAACTCTCCCATGTTGAGAAgtgaatatgaaatggtggccatTTGCAATGGCTTCAAAAATAGCCATCTTTATTTACTGTGTGATTTACACCATGTTTCATTGtaatagggagttaataggatgtttAAGGCTAAAAGTTGAAACGGACAAGAAATtcagtttaacccattttaatcgcaacaagtgATCAAAGTTCAGACAaaatttcccgaatcactttgtgtgacactggtccGAGATACGGAAGaggtgtcagtccaaatatccagcctcgacgaatctcgctgcaGGAGAGTGAGACTGAGTGAACAAAGCGTGCTAGATAATGAAAGTTGCTGAGAGAAGCGAGACAGATTCAAGTTGAGAAAGAGTATTAAATAATATgctttacggcgtgaccgtgtttgagggcgaagcaaaaagtattaGCATTCGCATGTAGATcaataacaggacaaaaaatatcccgaaagtacatgtagcacctaacgtgtgaggacagagctcaatcaaagtattctaactttagacatttttgatctgCCTactcattgaacgcgggaaactatatgcaactgatgtaaacagtgcattgtaacgtcatattcagcgtcggtgtttagcaaattcaTAAACATAGGAGGAGACAAGGTACAATTGCGTTACTCGAGACCAGGAGTGATTATAGGCcctatatgattaagaaaataagatttacatgcttttacagattttatgtaacatctcagaacgacgtgaacttgggtacatgagattcaaaatggagaaatacatgtccacgcgctagtattcgaattgacgccattgggaccaaacttttcaagttccataagtatggtttaatttttcattagttttctatctTTTCCTTTTAATCGTGTATATACGTGTTGcatatagggagagctccgttctcacggcccttcgccctctattaatttgttttaaaggTTCGTattgttttcttaatttttcattcaagtaaccttaaacaggttgggaacacttcccctatagcgagatattctcgctaaaacgtgattatccctctttagcgagaaataaacatgaccataaacaggtgttttggcgtctttattgaaaataatggaaaatcccgtgcaacgctgaataagtgcgacacgcactcaacatgatgcgaattgtttctatgaaattgacaacatagtcatgaaattgcatatcaaagttgctgcgtaagagggaagcagtctgaaatccaatacacatcgtgagtgtttttgttttgattcatatatttgcagaagtatcagacattttagcactttttcttcttttcacgtgaatcacgaaaagatgtactccgcgggtgtttttctcggttgtacggggtatatttattctcgctagagagggataatcgcgttttagcgagaatatctcgccataggggaagtgttcccaacctgttaaataCTGACCAGGAAATATTTGTTCCGACTAGTAAAATTTATCAATTCATCGGTCCATCTGACCACAGAATTTTACTTTATCTAAAAAACTTCAGGGCATTTATTCTTGCAAAGCCTCATAGTCTTAGCAGTGACGACATGCTCCAATAAGGTcacaaattttcaacaacattCCTACGTCTCCATGTTCAGAAAAGTGGGAGGAGTACAAAATTTTAGGGTTcttttcatagtaaattaatGCACAGATACACcaataattcattttgaaaaaaaaaaatattataccTTGAAGAAGACCATAACAAGACTGGAACTTTACTTGAAAAAGCGAAGGAAATACAACTCAAAATGATTAGTTTTCTTAGTCCTTCCTCCATTTTTTGGCCGATGTCAATAATCACGTGAGATAAATGTAATATATGGAATGAAATAAAGAGACTGTAAAATTCCGGTATCAATCGTTCACGTAATCgtgaaatttaaaagttttaaaactaTTTCTTAATCATATTAAAGAATTATGATATCTAAAATTAATTGTTGATGAAAATACCTTACCAGCAGATTCTGGTTAAGTCTTAAAGAATCTTTTCTGctacggtaaaaaaaaaagttggcgTGTGTTGCTTTCGTTAAATAGCAGAACCTTCTCTGTAACTTCTCGCGATAATTTGCGGTATCTTCCTTTTCACTTTGTCGCCATTATGGGTATGTTGTGTTCTGCACGTGGTTCCcatttttgtacaatttttgagaagtcattgtaaatataattgCAGAGTTAGCGAAATTTTCATTTCACAAGTTATCTTTTCTAATTTCATAGACGAATTAGAGTCAACAATGGCAGCATAACAAGAAATTAGAGCATTTGGAAGGAGCGATTCCTAATTAAagttatttcaaataaaatgtgcaACAGTGTTACATAGACTTAAGTAACGAGTTAAACTTCATAATAAAGTTATTATTTCCTCGGTGGAAGTGAAAGCTGAGGCACACAGATTAAGCATTGCTGAATGTTAACATACTGCAAAATATTTAAGGAAGAGGTAAAATGCAAGACTCCATACTTTGACAGGTAAACCCAGGGGTTTGAGGACTGCCAGAAAGTTGGTAAATCACCGTCGTGACCAGAAATGGCATGATAACGATTACAAAAAGGCCCATTTACCCTCAAGATGGGTCAAGCCCTTCCAGGGATCTTCCCACGCCAAGGGAATTGTTTTGGAAAAAGTGTAAGTATTGATCGGTATGTTGTCAAAGATGGTGTAAACTTGACCAGGTAAATGGTTAGAAATTTGCTAATTAAAGAGAGTTTTGACTTTTGTCAAACATTGCACAATTGGTGGATCAGTGTATTTCTCAACTCTAGAAAACCTCATGGAATTGAGTTTACGAGAGTTGACTAAATTAATTTATGCATCAAACCAGAACACAGTGTTAATTTTTTCAGTAAAAGTATTATTCTGTATGCAAGTTATTATTGGTGtgtagggctgggacgattcagggttagctcgattcggttcggtttcgattcagaacagcacggttcggttattttcgattcggttcatgttaggtccaatttatctaatgacaccacaaaaattaacaattttaatgagtagcatatttgatttgatttaattcaagttatataactatatgttgtcatttgtaaacatcatatctattcataatggcattttataactttgatagaaaaaagaaaacactgacagtttatcaaaatttgttatattaatgtgctgcataagttttggattattaaacaaatctatagtgaatctaaaatgtatatgatattgttttcattgatatgcaaaaattcaacaattctatcaattgagtctttgaaaatctctcctttattgatttacttttctcatgttaactgtcaaatctgtgttattacctacgatgttgatttcactccaccactgacagaaatgctatatgtcatgtaaagataaactgcaatgatcttacggaccatattctgttggtatctgagtggtgaaaatgctaactcttaacacagtagtgatttaaatctccgttgcataaaaaaccacatgttttcaacatcactcggacgccatatttgttgttttggtgtaagtaaaatctaaaccgaaccgaaatccggaatttgtaatcggtgcatcgaatcaaatggtatgaatcgcggtgcaccgaaattttcggtgcaccgcacagccctattGGTGTGTTGTTTTACCAGTCTGCCACTGAAGGAAAAGGGACCATAAATAGTTTGTGTCTGAAGGCAGTCATGAAAATAGCGGTTCATAGAATCACTGAAATAACCgctaatcaccgaaattaccaaagaaatgacCGAAATTACCAATAAAGGGGCTGAAATTACCTCCGTGTATGTTCATCTATGTACTATCTAgtcacacatcaaattttaTGAAGATTGGTAACAATTTAAAGGAGTTATTAAACCGATTAATGTGAAGCGTAAATTTATACGAGTTTCTTCCCatgttatatatattgtattcatggtattgatttatacaatgtgtgataaatagataaaataaaatatttgtcctgAATTTTATATTGCCATTTGGAACTTACTGGCTATTCATAGTTCGCTTACTGAGTACCTGTCggtaaagggaagtaactcagATTCACACGTCACAATAATCGGTTTTATGGAAACAATTCCTTCAAATCGTTAccaatcttcatgaaatttgatgGGTGACTAGATGGTATATAGATGAACATATACTGAGGTAATTTCGGCCCCTTCATTGGTAATTTCGgtcatttctttggtaatttcggtgattagcggtaatttcggtgattctatGCACCCTGAAAatagggttcgaaattaactttttcaagcactagcaCTTGTCTGTACAGACTAGTGACTATTtatgttcactagtccgtaaagcatttcactagtccgtccagtatgtCATATAAAATGATCacataaattcattttattcgATAGTATTCAATGAAAACGAACGCTTCACAGCTTTACACAATTCAGTTTCTGACGCCTACGgtaaccatactttattttgctTTCACAATCTTCAGCATCTAAGAGACTGACAAATATGCaaaatctttaccaattcaaGATAGATAttcggattttcactagtccgtacagaTTAGTGTCATAGAGAGTTTACTAGACCAACATGATTTTTACTATCCATGGACTTAtggacatgaggtaatttcgaacTCTTGAAAAGCAACACCATTTGCAGATGACAATAATgctttatatttattttctctGCTAATTTGTTACTTCAGAACACAAAGTTTGTTTTGGATTGATGAagtgaataatcaaaattttgcaggttttattttgtttttagtgTCATCAATCTGCTTCTGTTAGATATACAGATAATGAGTTTCATGACAAGTAATCCAAACATTGATTTACAGGGTTGTGATTAGCTTTTGAAACCTTAGAGGCCAAGTGAGCCTGACTTTCAAAAGTTTACAGGCCCACAATTTGATCCAAATTTGAGCCCACTTTGTATATCAATTACCAGTAAAGACCAAACAACTGAAGAATGTTTTTAGTGACAAGACATTACATCTACCGTGTCTGACAGTCATGACTAATTAACAAGCCTATTTTGGAAAAACGATCTTGATTGTTTGTTCTCATTTATGGAACTAAGTAATGGTCTCTGTTAGTATAAATTTCCCCTCTGGGGTTTTGAAACCAATTCGGTAAATTTAGGCAGTTATTTAGGTCACATATATGCTTGACGTTGCGTACTTAGGATCTGCTTTGCACTTAATACGAATAATCTTGGTTAGTataatgttttattgaaaaggAAAGTacatcataaaatgaaaatgttctgGAAAATTTGTTCGTCATGTAGGCAAGGTGATTTTTAATATCCAATCGCCCACAGCAGATATAACTGGTATTGGCGAGTGGTTATCCACAACCCTCATTTAAAAGGAGGGAAGTTATCGGATTAACAATTTGACATGTTGTCATACACATCAAATTGATGTAGAAAAGAAAAGAATGCAAAGGAGACATTAATTGAcatgcaacattaaaacatgaTTTCTTGGTATGAGTTGtgtacatgtgaaatatttacatgtatttttgtgaAGGGAAAATGCTTGTACTCTTGAGCCTTGTACCATTATGCTAAATTATTagaatgaaaatcattaaaacatttttctctcttttagTGGTGTTGAAGCTAAACAGCCAAACTCTGCCATTAGGAAGTGTGTGAGAGTGCAGCTTATCAAGAATGGGAAGAAAATCACAGCTTTTGTTCCCAATGACGGCTGTCTAAATTACGTAGAGGTATAGACTGATTTAGCGATATAGTCTTCATATTTACTggataataaaaataaattttcatgtaTAAAGGGTAATTTTGTAAACCAAGAATCTGTGCCCTGGATGCTGCTAAATAATTTTGAACACacataaggccaattcaacttaattagtagattatcatctggggtcacaaaaaaatatGAGGAGGGTTggaggattttaatttttatttcccgagaaataaaaattaatgacaaaatgcATCACACTTGtaaagtgttaatcaagttaacattaaaaaaatccttggtagaagatataaaaccaatattctgtgactttaatcattcactcatgtcaatGGGAAGCAAGttgtattgaaaatgtaatttttgtgaaaataaaaaaaatcagggtGGGTccttttttgaggggcgggtggggatgataatctatcaattgattttaattgGTCTAAGCTTAAAAAATACAAGTTTGTTGATGTGAgaccaattttttaaaataaattgtcACTGTCGGTGAATGGGATAATCAAATTGTTAAGTGTGACAATGGCACATTACCAGCTAGTGTTGATGTggcatttctaaaaatatcttaCCACTCTCTAGAAATTCTCTCTGAGCGGACCATTATCTTACCACTCTCTAGAATTCTATCTGAGCTTACCATTATCTTACTACTCTCTAGAAATTCTATCTGAGCTGACCATTTTCTTACCACTCTCTAGAAATTCTATCTGAGCTGACCATTATCTTACTACTCTCTAGAAATTCTATCTGAGCTGACCATTATCTTACTACTCTCTAGAAATTCTATCTGAGCTGACCATTATCTTATCACTCACTAGAAATTCTATATGAGCTGACCATTATCTTACCACTCTCTAGAAATTCTATCTGAGCTTACCATTATCTTACTACTCTCTAGAAATTCTATCTGAGCTGACCAATTTCTTACCACTCTCTAGAAATACTATCTGAGCTGACCATTATTTTGTCACTCTCTAGAAATTCTATCTGAGCTTACCATTATCTTACTACTCTCTAGAAATTCTGAGCTGACCATTTTCTTACCACTCTCTAGAAATACTATCTGAGCTGACCAATTTCTTACCACTCTCTAGAAATACTATCTGAGCTGACCATTATTTTGTCACTCTCTAGAAATTCTATCTGAGCTTACCATTATCTTGCTACTCTCTAGAAATTCTATCTGAGCTGACCATTTTCTTACCACTCTCTAGAAATACTATCTGAGCTGACCATTATTTTGTCACTCTCTAGAAATTCTATCTGAGCTGACCATTATCTTACCACTCTAGAAATTCTATCTGAGACGACCATTATCGTATCGCTCACTAGAAATTCAGTTACAAAATCCATGTCGTATTTGCAATGAAAATACTTAACACTGTTAATGTGAGGAAAGGGGATATCAATTAGATTTATGTGTACTCCATTTGATGCAAActcaatatgaaaaatattgtttataaaCATTTGAATACTTCAGATACAtaatatattgatttatttcatccttgcacaataaatattgaccagGTTACACACCTTGTCATTGGTGAATATATGTTGTTTATTTGGACATATAAATTCAAACTCTCGAAGAAGAAAAACTATACAATATAAAGGATCAAAATTAACAAATCTTCAAACATGAAATCAATTTCCCAAGGTCATGCTCATGATATTTTGATGTTATAAAACTACTTCATTCTTCAGTATGCTGAATTGAAGCATATTTCGATTGTTGTAGGAAAACGATGAAGTTCTGGTAGCAGGATTCGGAAGAAAAGGTCATGCTGTGGGAGATATTCCTGGTGTACGATTCAAGATTGTCAAGGTGGCCAATGTGTCCCTACTCGCTCTGTTCAAAGGAAAGAAAGAACGACCTAGGTCATAAAATGTACAAACTGTAATAAATGTTTGAGGGAAATGCGTTTTGTATTACTTGTTGAGGAAGGAGAAGGGAAAGCTGAGCATTATCGCTATGGAGATTTATTACTGGTCTTGTGTTTTCCGTCACTATACCAACTTTTATTACGTCCTTACTGTCATAATTCATTTTCTGTTCATTACCTCTAACGGATGCATTGAAATGAAACTTGGTATATAAATACATGAAAATAATGAGGCCAGGTTCTTGTTTAGTTCTGGTTGAATGATCTCCTTGGACAAAGAAAATTTCAGATACATATTTGAGTTTTCATCTCATTATCTGAGTCATACAggaacatttgtttaaaattaagGCTATTATAGATATGTAGCAGGAATACACGGGTGAAGTTAGTGTTTGGGTTAGGTTTAAAATATTTTGGCCCCATGGCCTtagaaaattttgaatattaagTTTTCGTCCATTTTCTTAATTCtgcataaatattttgaatttagatttgGAACTTAAAATACATCCGGAAATGTGCAGGCCAATTTCTTATTGGTCTGGTTGATTTTTGGAAGAGTTGAGACACTTTAAGTTTGAACAAATTCAAACAGTTCTgtataaacattttgaattgagGTATGTCCTTAAAAGGTACGAGTTTTGAAAATGTGAATTTGGCAACCGTCAAATGTTGCCCCTTTTAGAAATATGCAAACTATTAACAGTACATGTATCTCGGTGCATGGACATTTGGGATATGATATACACGGGTCAAGTTGCTACAGGGTTGCAGTAGGAGAATATCCATCAACGCTTCTTGAAGTTTGGAAAAGTTCAATCAGTTTCTCTTCATTATCTTGTTCAAACATGGACTTGTTGAATTGGAATTTGGTAGATCAATATATACTGAGAAGATCAAGTTAACACGTGGATCCAGCCAGATAATTCCTGTTCCATGGACTAACAATTCAGTTTCCACTCATTGTCTCGGTATTGCATggatattttaaattgaatttagGATTGAGATTCATCCTGTAAATGTACAAATTGAGCCGGTCGAGGAATTTGTGGAAGATCGAACTGCACCAATTactctttgaaaatttttaaacaaattggTTTCCACTAGAAATATCTTATAGAGCACAGAGGATATATACATCTCGGACACCTGTATAATCATGCACTGGGCATTCCAACctttattttatttctcaacttcatattttcattgttttttacaCCGCATATTCCGACAAACCGTGCATGTGAGATCAGAGAGGTTTCACTGTGTGTACATACGTGTGTTTGAGTCATTATCAAAATCCGCCAAAATTTGTGTCCCAAGcacaaaaatcaattttgaaaagcGAAATTTCCAaaactttcatatgaaattAGTAATGTATCATGAGTTTTAATTCtgcaagtaaaaaaaatatgttgcaGCCAATTACTTAGGCTGACAACTACCCTTAGAACTTGCaaatacattgatattttgatGTTCCAAGCCATGAAACGGACAAATTGGAGTGTTAAAGTGTATTTTATGCTgcagatttcaatttttttttatatatcatcatttattatatgtatgtgtgaatTCCTATAATCATGTGAGTGTTAATAATTTGACAGGTGTTGTTCTGAAATTATCTGTAAAGTATTGTCCCACAGATTTATGTCTTTCCTGTTACAGAAACTGAAATGCAAGGAATAGAAATATGATACATGATCCAAATGGTATTTCAAAACTTTCCCTGCCCTAAGTGTTGTTTTCACTGTACCATGCTACATACAAAATGTGGTTCTGAATGTAAATAAAGGAGAAAAAGTCCCAAGTAGAGAGTACATTGTAGGAGTAGAAAATGTACGAGTCTTTCCTGTTACATTgaaaataatgcaaaatatgtccacaaaaaacatttaatttgcaCTGCAAAGTAGCTTGttaagtttatttcaaaatttcagaaTTATAATTTAGTATAGAGATTTAATTAGGGAAAATAAATTAGTTTCACATGAGAATTGTCTCTCCTGTTACTTTCTCTCCTGTTACATCACCTTTTGTAACAGGAGGGACAAGattttgtaacaggaaggataaaattaaattttcttctaTCTGAAAGaagtaaatattttcaattattgaaTGCAGACTTATTAGAATCTCCATCAAAAGACAATTGTGATTTGGAACTTTTACCATTTTCTGACTTAAAAATCATTCGAGAATAAAGCATTGCTAaatatgtaacaggaaggacGGAGTTTGTAACAGGAGGGATGctcattaaaattgtttctGTATCTTAAAGTAAATATTGGTTTGAATGATTAAATGCATGCCTATTCAAATCCTCACTAAAAGACATGTAtgatttagaatttaaaaaaaaaagaattggtcagaacatcatttaaaaatttaaaaataggAAGGACAGATTCTGGCAACAGGACAGACATACTTTCTATTTTAGTTTAAGGACAAAATACTATTTGAACTAATGAAATGTATgctcatttgatatttactcGTTAAGTAACAAAAAACATACAAtcctgattttttttccatagaaaatataattattgGTTAAATTTGTAATGGATGCAGATGGACAGGGTTGTGTAACAGGGACAGAGAACATAAAACTTCAACACTCACAGTATACATTATTTGAATAgaatgaaatgattaatttcTGGCTTTCCTTTAAAATGCATCTAGTATGATATTAAACCTCTTGAATATTTGGCAACATGCTA belongs to Ostrea edulis chromosome 7, xbOstEdul1.1, whole genome shotgun sequence and includes:
- the LOC125653519 gene encoding 40S ribosomal protein S23 — protein: MGKPRGLRTARKLVNHRRDQKWHDNDYKKAHLPSRWVKPFQGSSHAKGIVLEKVGVEAKQPNSAIRKCVRVQLIKNGKKITAFVPNDGCLNYVEENDEVLVAGFGRKGHAVGDIPGVRFKIVKVANVSLLALFKGKKERPRS